A single genomic interval of Mycobacterium sp. DL592 harbors:
- a CDS encoding PTS transporter subunit EIIC: protein MSEAAKGAGAQRKSGLRIPGFAQLQRLGKSLMLPIAVLPAAGILLRLGQNDLLGRIKAPVIGSFFQAMSAAGGALFTNLPLLFAVGVAIGFARKADGSTALSAAVGYLVMQAVFKTMSPVVLQGQLDKAGEQAQINYSVFGGIIIGLLTAWLFDRYHTIKLPSYLGFFGGRRFVPIVVSLVSLGVSFAMSYFYPVFDAGLTGLGKFIGGAGALGAFVYGFANRMLIPLGLHHILNSYVWFIYGSYPTSDGHVVTGELSRFAAGDPSAGLLTSGFYPILMFGLPAAALAMIHVANKKQRKVAFGILSAAALTAFLTGVTEPLEFAFMFVAFPLYVVHALLTGLSLAIAYLLDIHLGFSFSAGLIDLLLYGTAPAAKNIPLLIVMGLVFFAVYYLLFRFAITKWNMRTPGREPEGEFEAEEKANVSEGTESATSVAAGAAVATAPATVDTKAEQLIAAFGGRENLRTVDACITRLRMEVADPTKVDHDRLRALGAAGVIEVGNSVQAVFGTQAEALKNDIQDAL from the coding sequence ATGAGTGAGGCAGCCAAAGGAGCAGGGGCACAACGCAAATCGGGATTGAGAATCCCCGGCTTCGCGCAGTTGCAGCGGCTCGGCAAGAGTTTGATGCTGCCCATCGCCGTCCTCCCCGCGGCAGGCATCCTGCTGCGCCTGGGCCAGAACGACCTGCTGGGCCGGATCAAGGCACCCGTCATCGGATCGTTCTTCCAGGCGATGAGCGCCGCAGGCGGTGCGCTGTTCACCAACCTGCCGCTGCTGTTCGCGGTCGGCGTCGCCATCGGATTCGCCCGCAAGGCAGACGGCTCCACGGCATTGTCGGCGGCCGTCGGCTACCTGGTGATGCAGGCGGTGTTCAAGACGATGTCGCCGGTCGTGCTCCAGGGACAACTCGACAAGGCCGGCGAGCAGGCTCAGATCAACTACAGCGTGTTCGGTGGCATCATCATCGGCCTGCTCACCGCCTGGCTGTTCGACCGCTATCACACCATCAAGCTGCCGTCCTACCTCGGTTTCTTCGGCGGCCGCCGTTTCGTGCCGATCGTCGTGTCGCTGGTGTCGCTGGGGGTGTCCTTCGCGATGAGCTACTTCTATCCGGTCTTCGACGCCGGCCTCACCGGCCTCGGCAAGTTCATCGGCGGGGCGGGCGCGCTGGGGGCATTCGTCTACGGCTTCGCCAACCGCATGCTGATTCCCCTTGGGCTGCACCACATCCTGAACTCCTACGTGTGGTTCATCTACGGCAGCTACCCGACCTCTGATGGGCATGTCGTCACCGGTGAGCTCAGCCGGTTCGCCGCTGGCGATCCCAGCGCCGGCCTGCTCACCTCAGGCTTCTACCCGATCCTGATGTTCGGTCTGCCCGCCGCGGCGCTGGCGATGATCCACGTCGCCAACAAGAAACAGCGCAAGGTCGCCTTCGGCATCCTCTCGGCTGCGGCGCTGACGGCGTTCCTCACCGGTGTCACCGAGCCACTCGAGTTCGCCTTCATGTTCGTGGCATTCCCGCTCTACGTCGTGCACGCGCTGCTGACGGGCCTGTCACTGGCGATCGCCTACCTGCTCGACATCCACCTCGGGTTCTCGTTCTCGGCGGGGCTGATCGACCTTCTGCTCTACGGCACCGCCCCCGCAGCCAAGAACATTCCGCTGCTGATTGTGATGGGTCTGGTGTTCTTCGCCGTCTACTACCTGCTGTTCCGGTTCGCGATCACGAAGTGGAACATGCGCACACCCGGGCGTGAGCCCGAGGGCGAGTTCGAGGCCGAGGAGAAGGCCAACGTCAGCGAGGGCACCGAATCTGCCACCTCGGTCGCCGCCGGGGCCGCGGTCGCCACGGCGCCGGCCACCGTCGACACCAAGGCCGAGCAGTTGATCGCCGCCTTCGGCGGCCGGGAGAACCTGCGCACCGTCGATGCCTGCATCACCCGGCTGCGGATGGAGGTCGCCGACCCCACCAAGGTGGATCACGATCGGTTACGGGCCTTGGGGGCAGCCGGTGTCATCGAAGTAGGCAACAGCGTGCAAGCCGTGTTCGGAACCCAGGCCGAGGCGCTCAAGAACGACATCCAGGACGCGTTGTAG
- a CDS encoding PTS glucose transporter subunit IIA, producing the protein MSSTPVLAPVAGRAVALADIPDPVFSQGMVGYGAAVDPPHEVLDAVAPVSGRILKLMPHAYVIMTTDNVGVLVHLGLDTVALQGQGFHAHLAEGDTVTAGQKVITYDVPSIVSAGLNPIVPVVVMDEREPGNVVAGEAVVAGAGIDVGSTLFTANK; encoded by the coding sequence GTGAGCAGCACGCCTGTCCTCGCACCGGTCGCCGGACGCGCCGTCGCGCTGGCTGACATTCCGGATCCGGTGTTCTCCCAAGGGATGGTCGGATACGGCGCCGCGGTCGACCCGCCCCACGAAGTCCTCGACGCGGTCGCACCGGTCAGCGGGCGAATCCTCAAGCTGATGCCGCACGCCTACGTCATCATGACCACCGACAACGTCGGCGTCCTGGTGCATCTGGGCCTGGACACCGTCGCGCTGCAGGGCCAGGGATTTCACGCCCACCTCGCCGAGGGCGACACCGTCACCGCCGGGCAGAAGGTGATCACCTATGACGTCCCGTCGATCGTGTCGGCGGGCCTCAATCCGATCGTCCCGGTGGTCGTCATGGACGAACGGGAGCCGGGTAACGTCGTCGCCGGCGAGGCCGTCGTGGCCGGCGCTGGAATTGATGTGGGCTCAACGCTTTTCACCGCAAACAAATAG
- a CDS encoding DUF732 domain-containing protein, which translates to MGAFRFEIFAVTAGVFVAATTWPAQAHADPTDLTGVLSTVGIGNGGPITALIEQIGQQICPLLVKPGSSLVSGATEASGHGGLASQVTGFVAEQAIQSQCPAVMTQLANGNFGPLMQLLNTANQASGTLNTLSGTAVPSIAVPQAGLLSP; encoded by the coding sequence ATGGGCGCTTTCCGCTTCGAGATATTCGCTGTCACCGCCGGGGTGTTCGTCGCCGCCACCACCTGGCCGGCGCAGGCCCACGCCGACCCGACCGACCTCACCGGTGTGCTGAGCACTGTCGGGATCGGAAACGGCGGACCTATCACGGCGCTGATCGAACAGATCGGTCAACAGATCTGCCCGTTGTTGGTGAAGCCGGGGAGCAGCCTGGTATCCGGCGCCACCGAGGCCAGCGGCCACGGGGGCCTCGCGTCCCAGGTCACCGGATTCGTCGCAGAGCAGGCCATCCAGTCCCAATGCCCGGCAGTCATGACGCAGCTGGCCAACGGAAATTTCGGGCCGCTCATGCAACTGCTGAACACTGCCAACCAGGCGTCGGGCACGCTCAACACGCTGAGCGGCACTGCCGTGCCGTCGATCGCAGTACCGCAAGCGGGATTGCTCAGCCCCTGA
- the nagA gene encoding N-acetylglucosamine-6-phosphate deacetylase: MLLTAATILTGRELLRPGWIDVSGTTVRATGAGAPPRAADRDLGAATVVPGFVDTHVHGGGGADFSAADGAATAAAVAMHRAHGTTTVVASLVAAGRAELVDQVRALADQVHDGVIAGIHLEGPWLAVGRCGAHDPALLRDPDPAEVERVLAAGDGTIRMVTLAPERTGALAAIERIVAAGSVAALGHTDATYEQARVAIEAGATVGTHLFNAMRPIHHREPGPVIALLEDPRVTVEVITDGVHVHGALYRHVVRSAGPDRVSLITDAMAAAGMADGSYRIGTLAVDVADGVARLTGTQTIAGSTATMDRVFRFAVEHSGLPRDEALQHAVAASSRNPARALGLPPPDLVAGARADLVVLDDALTVAAVMHGGRWQTP, from the coding sequence GTGCTGCTGACCGCCGCGACCATCCTTACCGGCCGAGAGTTGTTGCGGCCGGGCTGGATTGATGTCTCCGGGACCACCGTGCGAGCGACTGGCGCCGGTGCGCCGCCGCGCGCTGCCGACCGGGATCTGGGTGCGGCGACCGTGGTGCCCGGGTTCGTCGACACCCACGTGCACGGCGGCGGCGGTGCGGACTTCTCGGCAGCCGACGGCGCGGCGACTGCGGCCGCGGTGGCAATGCACCGCGCCCACGGCACCACGACGGTGGTGGCCTCGCTGGTCGCCGCGGGGCGCGCCGAGCTGGTGGATCAGGTACGGGCGCTGGCCGATCAGGTGCACGACGGTGTGATCGCCGGTATCCATCTGGAGGGTCCGTGGCTGGCAGTCGGGCGCTGTGGGGCGCACGACCCGGCGCTGTTGCGCGATCCCGATCCCGCCGAAGTGGAACGCGTTCTGGCCGCCGGCGACGGCACGATCCGGATGGTGACGCTGGCGCCGGAGCGCACCGGCGCACTGGCCGCCATCGAGCGCATCGTGGCCGCGGGTTCGGTTGCGGCACTGGGCCATACCGATGCCACCTATGAGCAGGCCCGGGTGGCGATCGAGGCCGGGGCGACGGTCGGCACACATCTGTTCAACGCGATGCGCCCGATCCACCACCGCGAACCGGGCCCGGTGATCGCCCTGCTGGAGGATCCGCGGGTCACCGTCGAGGTGATCACCGACGGGGTGCACGTGCACGGCGCGCTGTACCGGCACGTCGTGCGCAGTGCGGGACCGGATCGGGTGTCGCTGATCACCGATGCGATGGCCGCCGCGGGCATGGCTGACGGGTCCTATCGGATCGGGACACTGGCCGTGGACGTCGCCGACGGGGTGGCACGGCTTACGGGCACCCAGACCATCGCCGGCAGCACCGCCACCATGGACCGGGTCTTCCGGTTCGCCGTCGAGCACAGCGGGCTGCCCCGAGACGAGGCACTTCAGCACGCGGTCGCGGCGTCATCGCGCAATCCCGCCCGGGCCCTGGGCCTTCCGCCGCCGGACCTGGTCGCGGGCGCCCGCGCCGATCTGGTGGTCCTCGACGATGCGCTGACGGTGGCCGCGGTGATGCACGGCGGTCGGTGGCAAACCCCCTGA
- a CDS encoding esterase family protein yields MFSVKRLAAVVGAALLAAGFTVTGQTAPAAAYSREGLPVEQLDIPSPAMGRTIRVEFQGGGPHAVYLLDGLRAQDDANGWDINTAAFEWYFQSGLSIVMPVGGQSSFYSDWYRPAAGSAGTVTYKWETFLTQELPAWLAANRQIAPTGNAVVGLSMSGGSALTLAIWHPLQFIFAASLSGFLNPSLGLWPTLIGVAMRDAGGFSARDMWGAGSDPAWRRNDPTVNIARLVANGTAVWVYCGTGAPSDLDNTDDPSFGGLFTAGYLENITLDTNKEFQRKYLAAGGHNAVFNFPPNGTHSWGYWGAQLQAMKGDLQRVLGATPAA; encoded by the coding sequence GTGTTCTCAGTCAAGCGGCTAGCCGCCGTCGTGGGTGCCGCGCTGCTGGCCGCCGGATTCACCGTCACCGGCCAGACCGCTCCCGCGGCCGCCTACTCGCGGGAAGGCCTGCCCGTCGAGCAGTTGGACATCCCGTCCCCGGCGATGGGCCGCACCATCCGGGTGGAGTTTCAGGGCGGCGGACCGCATGCGGTGTACCTGCTCGACGGGTTGCGCGCGCAGGACGACGCCAACGGCTGGGACATCAACACCGCCGCGTTCGAGTGGTACTTCCAGTCCGGGCTGTCGATCGTGATGCCGGTCGGCGGCCAGTCGAGCTTCTACAGCGACTGGTACCGGCCCGCCGCCGGCTCGGCCGGGACCGTCACCTACAAGTGGGAGACGTTCCTGACCCAGGAACTGCCCGCCTGGCTGGCCGCCAACCGGCAGATCGCCCCGACGGGCAACGCGGTGGTCGGCTTGTCGATGTCGGGCGGCTCGGCGCTGACCCTGGCGATCTGGCACCCGCTGCAGTTCATCTTCGCCGCCAGCCTGTCCGGGTTCCTGAATCCCTCACTGGGACTGTGGCCGACGCTGATCGGAGTGGCGATGCGCGATGCCGGCGGCTTCAGCGCCCGCGACATGTGGGGCGCCGGCAGCGACCCGGCGTGGCGGCGCAACGACCCGACGGTCAACATCGCGCGGCTGGTGGCCAACGGCACCGCGGTGTGGGTGTACTGCGGCACCGGCGCACCGTCGGACCTCGACAACACCGACGACCCCAGTTTCGGCGGCCTGTTCACCGCCGGCTACCTGGAGAACATCACCCTCGACACCAACAAGGAGTTCCAGCGCAAGTACCTGGCCGCCGGCGGGCACAACGCGGTGTTCAACTTCCCGCCCAACGGCACTCACAGCTGGGGCTACTGGGGTGCCCAGCTGCAGGCGATGAAGGGTGACCTGCAACGGGTGCTGGGGGCCACGCCCGCTGCGTGA
- the nagB gene encoding glucosamine-6-phosphate deaminase: MEVIITEDAGQIGVLAADAIEALLVGKPAAVLGLATGSSPLAIYDELTARYDAGRISFRQARGFTLDEYVGLPADHPERYRNVIDSVFVSRVDFAPGAVDGPDGLAADIPASCAAYEAAIRAAGGVDLQILGIGTDGHIGFNEPGSSLASRTRIKTLTRQTRIDNARFFGGNVDLVPTHCLTQGLGTISEARHVILVATGRAKAEAVHQLVEGPVSAMWPATILQHHPHVTVLLDGSAARRLQLADYYRETYLSKPDWQGI, encoded by the coding sequence GTGGAGGTCATCATCACCGAGGACGCCGGGCAGATCGGCGTTCTGGCCGCCGACGCCATCGAGGCGCTGCTCGTCGGCAAGCCCGCGGCGGTGTTGGGATTGGCCACCGGCTCCTCGCCGCTGGCCATCTACGACGAGCTCACCGCGCGTTACGACGCAGGCCGGATCTCGTTTCGCCAGGCGCGCGGGTTCACCCTCGACGAGTACGTCGGCTTGCCCGCCGATCATCCCGAGCGCTACCGCAATGTCATCGACTCGGTGTTCGTCTCCCGCGTCGACTTCGCGCCCGGCGCGGTCGACGGCCCCGACGGGCTGGCCGCCGACATCCCGGCATCGTGCGCGGCCTACGAGGCCGCGATCCGGGCGGCCGGCGGGGTGGACCTGCAGATCCTGGGGATCGGCACCGACGGGCACATCGGGTTCAACGAGCCCGGCTCGTCGCTGGCCTCCCGCACCCGGATCAAGACCCTGACCCGGCAGACCCGAATCGACAACGCCCGATTCTTCGGCGGCAACGTCGATCTGGTGCCTACTCATTGTCTGACCCAGGGTCTGGGCACGATCTCCGAAGCTCGCCACGTCATCCTGGTGGCCACCGGACGCGCCAAGGCCGAGGCGGTGCATCAGCTCGTCGAAGGGCCCGTCAGTGCGATGTGGCCGGCCACGATCCTGCAGCACCACCCGCACGTGACGGTGCTGCTCGACGGCAGCGCCGCGCGCCGTCTGCAGCTCGCCGACTACTACCGCGAAACGTATCTGTCCAAGCCCGACTGGCAGGGCATCTGA